In a genomic window of Lycium ferocissimum isolate CSIRO_LF1 chromosome 9, AGI_CSIRO_Lferr_CH_V1, whole genome shotgun sequence:
- the LOC132069471 gene encoding protein SPIRAL1-like 5 — MEKSPNSARGVSSGGGQSSLGYLFGGDDKKQQKIDDPPPCPTVFAPPYGIDDENENAKENSNTTSITYQKSQGQNSGIFITDRPSTKVKSVPGGDSSLGYLFGDKS, encoded by the exons ATGGAGAAATCTCCAAACTCAGCTAGAGGTGTGAGCTCTGGTGGAGGACAAAGCTCCTTAGGCTATCTCTTTGGTGGTGATgataaaaaacaacaaaagattGATGACCCTCCACCTTGTCCCACTGTTTTTGCACCACCttatggtattgatgatgaaaatgaaaatgcTAAAGAAAATTCGAACACTACTTCAATTACCTATCAAAAATCTCAGGGCCAAAATTCAGGAATTTTCATCAct GATCGCCCATCGACAAAGGTGAAATCAGTTCCAGGAGGAGATTCATCTTTGGGATACTTGTTTGGAGATAAGTCTTGA
- the LOC132030577 gene encoding uncharacterized protein LOC132030577, giving the protein MICRTDFGEMIRTETLVPAITKFRTMFPYGGRMVGTMTPKKLANDDAGEARINAEENIGPLVAFSRPPPIPPFLGPLVALSLLQSWSKRDSNDD; this is encoded by the exons atgatttGCAGGACTGACTTTGGTGAAATGATTCGAACTGAAACTTTAGTTCCTGCCATAACCAAATTCAGAACCATGTTTCCATATGGAGGAAGAATGG TTGGAACAATGACACCTAAGAAGCTAGCAAATGATGATGCTGGAGAAGCCCGGATAAATGCGGAGGAGAACATTGGACCCCTTGTTGCTTTTAGCAGGCCACCTCCAATCCCTCCTTTTCTTGGACCTCTAGTTGCTCTTTCATTGCTTCAATCATGGTCGAAACGAGATAGCAACGATGATTGA
- the LOC132030576 gene encoding uncharacterized protein LOC132030576 has product MNSFYSAATYIKMANSGQLLQHSLWSKPEFRHSRHVPPLKTNHESVMKVSQRKLQIRGIKSKPNCLVTYSMLNPQNGTDMGTFSPSDTITKFYTSINNKDMNQLALLIDKDCFFDDFSYTRPFRGRKEALKFLEQLTTCMGKNTEFCIEHIYEGVDLTTVVNWHLEWNKKQLPFTRGCSCYELSRDGEELVIRKAQVIAESPIKPGSLALEVFQKVISVCDAFPETAEWFLAMSPKLLLSIYNILIIPIWASIGPFFAWYHKLWRIIVTIVTLIYTIFLFIVDKLHK; this is encoded by the exons ATGAATAGCTTCTATAGTGCTGCTACATACATTAAAATGGCAAATTCAGGACAACTTCTCCAGCATAGTTTATGGTCCAAACCGGAGTTTAGGCATAGCCGTCATGTCCCTCCATTAAAGACGAACCATGAATCTGTTATGAAAGTATCACAACGAAAACTTCAAATACGAGGCATCAAGAGCAAACCTAACTGTTTGGTCACATATTCGATGTTAAATCCTCAAAATGGCACGGATATGGGTACATTTTCTCCATCCGACACGATCACGAAGTTCTATACTAGTATCAACAACAAGGACATGAACCAACTAGCATTGCTCATAGATAAAGATtgtttctttgatgatttctcCTACACTCGACCTTTCCGAGGGAGAAAG GAGGCTTTGAAATTTCTGGAGCAACTAACAACATGTATGGGGAAGAACACAGAGTTCTGCATTGAACACATTTATGAGGGAGTTGATCTTACAACTGTGGTAAACTGGCATTTAG AGTGGAACAAGAAACAGCTTCCTTTCACTAGAGGCTGCAGCTGCTACGAATTATCAAGAGATGGAGAAGAACTAGTCATAAg GAAAGCTCAAGTAATCGCTGAATCACCAATCAAACCAGGAAGCTTAGCTTTG GAAGTGTTCCAGAAGGTCATTTCAGTATGTGATGCTTTCCCTGAGACTGCTGAAT GGTTCCTCGCGATGAGTCCCAAACTGTTACTAAGTATATACAATATACTTATCATTCCTATCTGGGCCAGCATAGGTCCATTTTTTGCCTGGTACCACAAGTTATGGAGAATCATAGTCACAATTGTTACACTTATCTACACGATATTCCTTTTCATTGTAGATAAGCTCCACAAGTAG